The Leptotrichia sp. OH3620_COT-345 genome segment AATAACTGAAAATTTTATGGAGAAATCACTGTTATCAGATAAAACTGTAAATTCAGAAGGAATGACAGTAGAAAGCAGATACAATCCACCTAAAGGGTATAGAAGAATACAAACTGAAAAAGGCAGTTTTGCTCAATTTTTGAGAAATCAAAAATTAAAACCTTATGGAGAAAAAGCTTTATTTTATAATGGTCAGGCTAAAAGAAGTGAAGGAATTTATGACAGTGTGATTGATGTTGAAATAGGAAACAGAGATTTACATCAATGTGCAGATGCAATAATGCTTCTTAGAGCGGAATATTTTTATTCGAGAAAAGAATACGGTAAAATAAATTTTAATTTTGTATCAGGATTTAATGCTGAGTATTCAAAATGGATGGAAGGATATAGAATAAACCCTAAAGGAAAAGGAAATTATTATAAAAAAACAGCTTCTTCAAATACTTATAAAGATTTTAGAAATTTTATGAATATAGTATTTGCTTATTCAGGAACCATTTCCCTTGAAAAGGAGATGAAACCCCAAACTATAGAAAATATTCAAATAGGAGATGTTTTTATAATGGGAGGAAGTCCCGGGCATGCGGTGATAATTTTAGACATGGCTGTAAATAACAAAGGGGAAAAGGTTTTTATGTTGGCACAATCTTACATGCCTGCACAACAGACACAGATATTAGTGAATCCTGATAGAAGTATGGGAGTCTGGTATTCTTTGAAAAATAAAGATATTCTTGTTACTCCTGAATGGAAATTTCCTTTAAATAAATTAAGAAGGTTTCAATAAATTTAAAATAAATTTTATAAAAATAATGTTTGAACTACTATAATGGAACTAAAAATTAATAATAATTTTAATATTTTAAAATTTTTAATTTTTTAAAAAAACTATATATAAACATTTTGATTTATAATAAATAATATCCTAAATTATAAATTTTATATATTTTCATTTTTATAAGTTATTAAAAATAAAATTTCCTGAATTTTAAATAGACATTGTTTATAGTTAGAGGATTATTTTTAGTTTGTAGAATAATTTTTAATTAATGTAAAATATAATTTAATTTATCCGAATTATACTTTTTTATTTAAAAGAAATGAATAAAATTAAAGTAGTATATGAAAATTTTATATTTAAATGATCAAAGCCATTAAAAAAGTAAAAGTGTAGGGTTAATATTATCCTAATTTTTTAAACTTGAGAATAAAAAATATTTGAGAATTTGAATTTTAAGTTATGTGAGAAAATATGAAAAAATTGTTAGTTTTAGGAAAAATGATATAACATCATAATATAATTAGAGCTTTATGTTACAGAAGTTGTCAAAGTGATAGAACAATTCGTAAAATTGATAAATATTAAAGGAGTTTCATATGTATAAAATATTTGAAAATGTATCTTATAGAATTATCCATAAAGGAAAAGAATTTTTGATTAAGGGAATTGAATATGATTCAAGAAACATAAATGATGATTTTGTATTTGTCGCAATGTCAGGGAAGAAAGTTGACGGACATGAATTTATACAAAATGCTATAAATAACGGTGCTAAAATGATAATTTCCGAAAAAGGTGTAAAAGTTTCTGAATATGATAAATATGAAGAAGTTTCTTTTGTAGTTGTGGAAAATATCAGAAAAAGTTTGGGAATAATTGCTTCAAATTATTATGGCTATCCTCAGAATAAAATAAAAATAATAGGAATAACCGGAACAAATGGAAAAACTACATCAAGCTATATACTTGAAAATATACTTGAAAAAACTTCTCGAATAGGAACAACAGGAAACAGAATACTTGATAAGGAATTTGAAACTGTAAATACAACTCCAGAATCACTTGAACTTATAAAATTGATTAATGAAAGTGTGAAAAAAGGTGTTGAATATTTTATAATGGAGGTAAGCTCCCATGCC includes the following:
- a CDS encoding DUF4846 domain-containing protein; translated protein: MEKSLLSDKTVNSEGMTVESRYNPPKGYRRIQTEKGSFAQFLRNQKLKPYGEKALFYNGQAKRSEGIYDSVIDVEIGNRDLHQCADAIMLLRAEYFYSRKEYGKINFNFVSGFNAEYSKWMEGYRINPKGKGNYYKKTASSNTYKDFRNFMNIVFAYSGTISLEKEMKPQTIENIQIGDVFIMGGSPGHAVIILDMAVNNKGEKVFMLAQSYMPAQQTQILVNPDRSMGVWYSLKNKDILVTPEWKFPLNKLRRFQ